Proteins encoded by one window of Aphidius gifuensis isolate YNYX2018 linkage group LG2, ASM1490517v1, whole genome shotgun sequence:
- the LOC122850634 gene encoding uncharacterized protein LOC122850634: MGEVIDAIQRLFRCCGDTGKENYYAEVLPSSCCWNENCSSGIVYDGCNTKVPEMVVDLGWPIFGIQNLCFIAIAAIAGVIKLLGGILALIILHCDKKNRE; the protein is encoded by the exons atggGAGAAGTTATTGATGCCATTCAGCGGTtg tttCGCTGTTGTGGTGATACTGGCAAAGAAAACTATTATGCTGAAGTTCTTCCATCATCTTGCTGTTGGAATGAAAATTGTAGTTCGGGAATTGTTTACGATGGATGTAACACTAAAGTTCCTGAAATGGTGGTTGACCTCGGGTGGCCGATTTTTGGAATTCAAAACCTATGTTTTATTGCAATTGCTGCTATTGCTGGAGTTATcaag ttactTGGGGGCATACTTGCATTGATCATCTTACATTGTGACAAGAAAAATAGAGAGTAG
- the LOC122850635 gene encoding ras-related C3 botulinum toxin substrate 1-like translates to NTIKIIKCVVVGDGDVGKTSLLLSYTTNTFPGEHIPTVFDNYSVNVMVDGKPINLGLWDTAGQADFDRLRPLSYPQTDIFIICFSLVNPASFKNVKAKWYREVRHHCPEIPIILVGTKLDLREDKETIEKLKDKKLAPITYLQSLAIAKEIGAMRYLECSALTQKGLTNVFDEAIGAVLYSDPQVKKQRSCSLL, encoded by the exons aatacaataaaaataattaagtgcGTCGTTGTTGGTGATGG TGATGTGGGTAAAACAAGCTTGCTTTTAAGTTATACGACAAATACATTTCCTGGTGAACATATACCAActgtatttgataattattcagTAAATGTTATGGTTGATGGAAAACCAATAAATCTTGGTTTATGGGATACAGCTGGACAAGCCGATTTTGATAGACTTAGACCATTGTCATATCCACAaactgatatatttattatttgtttttcacttGTTAATCCagcaagttttaaaaatgttaaagcTAAATGGTATCGAGAAGTACGTCATCATTGTCCAGAAATACCAATAATACTTGTTGGTACAAAACTTGATTTACGTGAAGATAaagaaactattgaaaaattaaaagataaaaaacttgCACCAATAACTTATCTAcag agTCTTGCAATTGCTAAAGAAATCGGAGCAATGCGATATCTGGAATGTTCAGCATTAACACAAAAAGGCCTGACCAATGTTTTTGATGAAGCGATTGGTGCTGTTCTTTATTCAGATCCTCAAGTGAAAAAACAGCGTAGTTGTTCACTCTTATAA
- the LOC122850636 gene encoding ras-related C3 botulinum toxin substrate 1-like has protein sequence MRGYVKTGSVILLPGGGYYVPCIFDNKIVDVMVDGKPIEFFLRNTSGEEDFKYLRPMSYPGNDVFIICFSLVDPKSFENVKAIWYPELHRHCPATPIILVGTKLDLLEDEETIKKLKDKKIEPITYPQGLAMAKEIGAVKYMECSAFTKQGLEAVFEKALHVGLAAHRKNKRIRDSRRGEGERLPGLDYNSKQLFWISYANKWCEKVTIEGSKSVLLDSHAPPEFRVIGPLSNMKEFSIDFQCPIGSKMNPIKKCTVW, from the exons ATGAGAGGTTACGTGAAAACTGGCTCTGTAATATTATTACCAGGTGGTGGTTACTATGTACCATGtatatttgacaataaaatagtAGATGTTATGGTTGATGGAAAAccaatagaattttttttacggaATACATCTGGAGAAGAAGATTTCAAATATCTTAGACCAATGTCATATCCAGGAAatgatgtatttattatttgtttttcacttGTTGATccaaaaagttttgaaaatgtTAAAGCTATATGGTATCCAGAATTACATCGTCATTGTCCAGCAACACCAATAATACTTGTTGGTACAAAACTTGATTTACTTGAAGATGAagaaactattaaaaaattaaaagataaaaaaattgaaccaaTAACTTATCCacag GGTCTTGCAATGGCTAAAGAAATTGGAGCAGTCAAATATATGGAATGTTCAGCATTCACAAAACAAGGCCTGGAAGCTGTTTTCGAAAAAGCACTACATGTAGGCTTAGCTGCgcacagaaaaaataaaagaattcgCGATTCGAGAAGAGG TGAAGGTGAAAGACTTCCTGGTTTAGACTACaattcaaaacaattattttggaTAAGTTATGCAAATAAATGGTGTGAAAAAGTTACTATTGAGGGTTCAAAAAGTGTCCTCTTGGACAGTCATGCACCTCCAGAATTTCGAGTAATTGGTCCGTTATCGAATATGAAAGAATTTTCGATTGATTTTCAATGTCCAATTGGATCAAAAATGAATCCtattaaaaaatgtactgTCTGGTAA
- the LOC122850637 gene encoding leucine-rich repeat-containing protein 15-like: MKKFTYITIVIITAAVLIICPIGGESKFLPTQTNNSEAEDIIVQKNDMNNQSTIETTTYEKYFCNTSSVFYMKDGAFKLLPIQTNNSEAEDSIVQKNDMNNQSTIETTTYGKYFCNTSSVFYMKNVCNDSSTYGIDLSYRGLTSLPQGIFDGLTYLNFLYIKENSLTSLPQGIFKGLKSLKLLDLSVNKLSSLENNTFNSLSNLETLDISDNNLTSLPQGIFNGLISIISLELYSNKLSSIENNTFHGLSNLKTLDISDNNLTSLPQGIFNGLISLISLELYSNKLSSIENNTFHGLSNLTNLDISDNNLTLLPQGVFNGLISLISLELYSNKLSSLENDTFHGLSSLTDLDISDNNLTSLPQGIFNKLQSLESLRLSSNKLTSLDYDIFNSLSKLTYLYITNNNLASLEHELFNELKSLTVLHLRSNELTSLPSNIFNKLIHLIDLDIGNNDLTSLPQDIFIGLKSLNSLDLSSNKLTSLELNTFHNLHKLKYLFINNNNLTTLPQGILDEAESNIFDDLVNLRVLDIRNNNLTDLPTYIFHKNQKLEGVIFYFCKRSKEKPVDKKYAKLGR; this comes from the exons ATGAAGAAGTTTACCTAtataacaattgttataattacTGCAGCTGTCTTAATTATTTGTCCCATTGGG gGAGAATCGAAATTTTTGCCAAcccaaacaaataattcagaAGCTGAAGACATCATCGTACAGAAAAATGACATGAATAACCAATCAACAATTGAAA CAACAACATACGAAAAATACTTTTGTAATACATCTTCTGTATTTTACATGAAAGAT GGAGCATTTAAATTGTTGCCAAtccaaacaaataattcagaAGCTGAAGACAGCATCGTACAGAAAAATGACATGAATAACCAATCAACAATTGAAa CAACAACGTACGGAAAATACTTTTGTAATACATCTTCTGTATTTTATATGAAGAATGTTTGTAACGATTCTTCAACCTACGGAATAGATTTATCTTACAGGGGTTTAACATCTTTACCACAAGGAATATTTGATGGATTGACCTAtctaaactttttatatatcaaagaGAATAGTTTAACATCTCTTCCACAAGGAATATTCAAAGGATTAAAGTCTCTAAAATTGTTGGATTTGTCAGTAAATAAACTGTCgagtcttgaaaataatacttttaatagCTTGTCCAATCTTGAAACTCTAGATAtcagtgataataatttaacatctcTTCCACAAGGAATATTCAATGGATTGATATCTATAATTTCTTTGGaattatattcaaacaaactgtcaagtattgaaaataatacttttcatGGCTTGTCCAACCTTAAAACTCTAGATAtcagtgataataatttaacatctcTTCCACAAGGAATATTCAATGGATTGATATCTCTAATTTCTTTGGaattatattcaaacaaactgtcaagtattgaaaataatacttttcatGGCTTGTCCAATCTTACTAATTTAGATAtcagtgataataatttaacattactCCCACAAGGAGTATTCAATGGATTGATATCTCTAATTTCTTTGGaattatattcaaacaaaCTGTCAAGTCTGGAAAATGATACTTTTCATGGCTTGTCCAGTCTCACTGATTTAGATAttagtgataataatttaacatctcTTCCACAaggaatatttaataaattacagtCTCTAGAATCGTTGcgtttatcatcaaataaactgACAAGTCttgattatgatatttttaatagcttGTCTAAACTCACTTATTTATACATCACAAATAATAACTTAGCATCCCTTGaacatgaattatttaatgaattgaaATCTTTAACAGTTTTACATTTGCGATCCAACGAACTGACAAGTCTTCCttctaatattttcaataagttGATCCATCTTATCGATTTAGATATtggtaataatgatttaacatCTCTTCCACAAGATATATTCATTGGATTAAAGTCTCTTAATTCGTtggatttatcatcaaataaactgACCAGTCTAGAGCTTAATACCTTTCATAATTTACACaaacttaaatatttatttattaataataataatttaacaactcTTCCACAAGGAATACTTGATGAAGCGGAATCTAATATTTTCGATGACTTGGTCAATCTTAGAGTTTTAGATAttcgtaataataatttgacagATCTTCCAActtatattttccataaaaatCAAAAGCTGGAAG gagttatattttatttctgcaAAAGATCAAAGGAAAAACCAGTCGATAAAAAATATGCCAAGCTTGGaaggtaa
- the LOC122849600 gene encoding fasciclin-2-like: MANLSSGCSAAVAIVVLLHLATINAELVILPDGDVQSKPTGTAIMLTCIAKVENTKLISNMEWRDPYDRVVGPIKSMNKGGDNTDMYTESQNGILELVFNSLKADQAGRYVCTATYANNEPLSKSVKIEIVDPITFTYAPIYQYPIINEEYTIQCQVTARPPPIVTWYRDDVPILSDGNQYVVETHGLKIFKVQQSHEGVYRCRASVPETGSFFDRIINVEVHKSLEEKRKNH; encoded by the exons ATGGCAAATTTATCGAGTGGGTGTTCAGCCGCTGTTGCGATCGTAGTACTACTACATCTAG CAACTATCAATGCAGAGCTGGTTATTCTACCAGATGGTGATGTCCAATCAAAACCAACTGGAACTGCAATTATGTTAACATGCATAGCCAAAGTTGaaaatactaaattaattagtaatatGGAATGGAGAGATCCATATGATCGTGTTGTTGGTCCCATCAA GTCAATGAATAAAGGAGGAGACAATACAGATATGTATACAGAATCACAAAATGGAATTTTAGAACTTGTATTCAATTCATTGAAAGCTGATCAAGCTGGTAGATATGTTTGTACAGCAACATATGCCAACAATGAGCCATTATCAAAATctgtaaaaattgaaattgttg atCCAATAACATTTACATATGCACCAATATATCAATATCcaataataaatgaagaatATACAATTCAATGTCAAGTTACAGCAAGACCACCACCAATAGTAACATGGTATCGTGATGATGTACCAATATTATCAGATGGAAATCAATATGTCGTTGAAACTCAtggtttgaaaatatttaaagttcaACAAAGTCATGAAGGTGTTTATAGATGTCGTGCATCAGTACCTGAAACTGGTTCATTTTTTGatagaataattaatgttGAAGTACATAAAAGTTTGGaag agaAGAGAAAGAACCAttaa
- the LOC122850639 gene encoding ras-related protein Rac1-like produces MQWSDCIVVGDSGVGKTSLLLKYSKNDQYSLCSEYIPPSIETCVVTVMVDEKPLHLGLWDTTEETDYHSFKRLVYIKTDVLLICFSLVDPASFENVKAKWYPEVRHHCPATPIILVGTKLDLREDKETIEKLKDKKLAPITYPQGLAMAKEIGAVKYMECSAFTEQGLEAIFEKAVRVSLAERKIRTCCLL; encoded by the exons aTGCAGTGGAGTGACTGTATCGTTGTTGGTGATAG tgGTGTAGGTAAAACAAGTCTGCTGTTAAAATACTCAAAAAATGATCAATATTCATTATGTAGTGAATATATACCTCCTTCGATTGAAACTTGTGTAGTAACTGTTATGGTTGATGAAAAACCATTACACCTTGGTTTATGGGATACAACTGAAGAAACAGATTACCATAGCTTCAAACGacttgtgtatataaaaaccgATGTATtgcttatttgtttttcacttGTTGATCCAGCAAGTTTTGAAAATGTTAAAGCTAAATGGTATCCAGAAGTACGTCATCATTGTCCAGCAACACCAATAATACTTGTTGGTACAAAACTCGATTTACGTGAAGATAaagaaactattgaaaaattaaaagataaaaaacttgCACCAATAACTTATCCacag GGTCTTGCAATGGCTAAAGAAATTGGAGCAGTCAAATATATGGAATGTTCAGCATTCACAGAACAAGGCCTGGAAGCTATTTTCGAAAAAGCAGTACGTGTAAGCTTAGCTGAGAGAAAGATTCGCACTTGTTGccttttgtaa
- the LOC122850640 gene encoding ras-related protein Rac1-like: protein MQAIKCVVVGDGNVGKMCMMTTYTKRVFPVEYSPIVFDEYPVNLMVDGKPVSLGLWDIAGQENFDALRRLSYSRTDVFIICFSLVNPASFENVKAKWYADVSRHCPATPIILVGTKLDLLEDKETIKKLKDKKLAPITYPQGLAMAEEIGAAKYLECSAFTKEGLDAVFDQAARAVLCPEQKMLY from the exons ATGCAGGCGATTAAGTGCGTCGTTGTTGGTGATGG TAATGTGGGTAAAATGTGTATGATGACAACTTATACGAAAAGAGTGTTTCCTGTTGAATACAGCCCAATTGTATTTGATGAGTACCCAGTAAATTTAATGGTTGATGGGAAACCAGTGAGCCTTGGTTTATGGGATATCGCTGGACAAGAAAATTTCGATGCACTTAGGCGATTGTCATATTCACGAActgatgtatttattatttgtttttcacttGTCAATCCAGCAAGTTTTGAAAATGTTAAAGCTAAATGGTATGCGGATGTTAGTCGTCATTGTCCAGCAACACCAATAATACTTGTTGGTACAAAACTTGATTTACTTGAAGATAAagaaactattaaaaaattaaaagataaaaaacttgCACCAATAACTTATCCacag GGTCTTGCAATGGCCGAAGAAATTGGAGCAGCTAAATATCTGGAATGCTCAGCATTTACAAAAGAAGGCCTGGATGCTGTTTTCGATCAAGCAGCACGTGCTGTACTTTGCCCAGAACAAAAAATGCTCT actGA